CACTGTTCGTGTGCAACGTGCTCAACACAAGATGCCCAGTCTGTGCGGCTTGCAACGCAATTTGTGCGGTCTCGGCATCGCGGATTTCTCCGACGAGAATCACGTCCGGATCCTGGCGCAAAATAGAACGCAATGCGGCTGCAAATGTGAATCCGCATTTCTCGTTGACGGGAACCTGATTTGCTCCGCGGAGTTCGTATTCAACCGGATCTTCGATGGTCGTGACGTTTATTTTCCGCTGGATGATTTCTCGGAGTCCTGCGTAAAGTGTTGTGGTTTTTCCGCTGCCTGTGGGGCCTGTAACGAGGAACAGCCCTTGCGGAGCGCTGAAAATTTTCCGAATTGCCTGGAGTGTCGTTTCGTTAAAATCAAGGCTGTCGAGCGTTTGTGCGGAATCGTTTGCTGGGAGCAATCGCAGCACGCATTTCTCTCCGTTGTTTACGGGAATGGTACTCACGCGGACGTTTACTTTTTCGTGAAAGTCTTCAAAGGCAAAACTCCCGTCGTGTGGCAAGCGGCGTTCCGTGATATCGACATTGGCTATGACTTTGAGGCGAATCAGTACAGGTTCGGTAAGCCATTGCGGAAATGTCCTGTATTCCGTTAAAAGCCCGTCAATGCGAAAGCGCACGCGTAGCGCATCTGCCAACGGTTCTAGGTGAATGTCGGTTGCCTTTTTCTGGAGCGCTTTGATGATAAGGCTATCGACGAGGTTTATAATCGGTTCTGATTCCCAAGATGAATTTCGTGAAATCTCGAGATGATTGAGATGCTGTAGCAAATCTTCGTCATCGATTGATTCTGCGTGGCTGTGCATCATCTTGATTTCGGCAGGGGCGTGTTGCTCAGGGACAATGCGTTGCTGTGTGGCAAAACGGATTTTTTCGAGGAGGAATTCATCGGTTGCATTCGGTACGGCGATTTTTATGGGTGCGGCGCATTCCTGAGCGCTTTCCCCGGCGCTTTCGACAATCGCAATCCCGTTTTTCTGGCACCAATTTTTTGACAAGTTTTTTGTATTCATCCCCGTAAAATACAAACAACAATCTCGAAAAATCACTTTCACGCAAATTTTGCAAACAACCGTTTGCAAAACGGCGAACTTATTCAACAAAAAAAGTCCCCCGAGGTGGGGGACTTTGCGGAGTTGTCTAATGAAACTTGATTAAGCCTTGTTCATCTTGGCCTGGAGTTTCTTGGCGCCTTTCTTGACCTTGCTAAACAAAGCGTTCGGGAGCCAGAAGAATGTCGGCACAAGGAACATGGTAAGCACTGCGGACACAATCAAGCCACCCACAGATGCAATACCCATCGGCTGAGTCATGGCGGCAACGTTACCACCGAGAGCGAATGCGAGCGGGAGCTGGGCAATCACGGATGCAAGCGTTGCAAGCACAATCGGCTGGAACTTAGCCTTGGCGGCGGTCAACATAGCCGAGCGGCGTCCCATGCTGCCACTACGCAACAGACGGTTTGCTTCGTCAAGCAATAGAATAGCGTTGTTCACCACCACACCAATCAACATAACGATTGCCATGAGAGCGATCATGGAAAGTGCCTTGCCTGTAAAGATAAGGGCGAGGAGCACACCGATAGCACCCATCGGGATGGTCGTCATGATAATGAACGGCTGGGCAAAGCTTTCGAGGAGGGCGACGAGCAAAATGTAGGTGAGGATAATAGCCATCACGATTGCGGTCAAGAATTCCTTCTGCATGTCGTTCTGCATGTCGGCGTTACCACCGAAGCTGAACGTGATGCCTTCTGGGAGTTCGTCCTTCATCTCTGCGGTGAGCTTTCCGAGCTTGCCCATGATTTCACCGGTCGTATGTCCCGGGAGCAAGTTCATCGAAACGTCAATACGTCTCATCTTGCGCTTACGGTCAATACGTGTCGGACCTGCACCATCTTCGATGTGGAAGAGCTCACTTGCACTTACGTAGCCCTTTGGCGTCTTGACTGGCAAGTCTTCGATGTCGGCATGGCTCTGTCTATCCTTTTCCATCAAGCGCACATAAACGTCGTATTCTTCACCGTCTTCGGTATATTGTCCTGCTTCGAAACCGTTCACTGCAATGTAGTTGTAATTTGCGACGGTTTCTAGCGTTACACCGTAGTCGGCAAGTGCTGCACGATTCGGTACCAAGCGGATTTCAGGCTTACCGGCTTCATAGCTCGTCTTGATATCCACGATGCCGTCAATCTTTTCCTTGACGCGGTCAAGGACGATTTGAGATGCCTTGATGACGGAGTCTGCATGGAGACCGTTCACTTCGAGCACCACATCGCCAGCGGAGTTGTTCTGCATTTCAGAGGCGGAGGTGGACTTTACGGAAATGTAGGCGTCTGGAATGTTGGCGAGGTACGGACGGATGGAGTCGACGATTTCGTCCGTACTGCGATGTCTGCCCTTCCAGTCTTTCATTTTCTTCTTTTCCCAGTCCTTCAAGAGCCTTACACGCATGGTAGCCTGGTTTACGGTCGTAAAGCCGTTGGAACCACCCACGTTCATGCTGTAGTGGACAATTTCAGGAATATCCTTGACGCGGGATTCGATAATATGAGCCACGCTGTCGGTCGTTTCGATATTCGTACCTACGGGCATTTCGAGCTTGATGCTCATCATGCCTTGGTCCTGTCTCGGGGTAAGTTCAACGGTCAAGTACTGCGTAGCCATAAGGTACACGATAGCACATGTTCCCATAAGAGCGAGAACCTGGACTAAGAAACCCGGAACAGAAAGGCAGAAACCGAGAACCTTCAAGTAAACAAAGCGGAATCCGTTCAAAACCTTCGGGAAAAGACCAAGAATGGTTCCGACAATGCCTGGCTTTTCTTCGATGATGTTTCCGTTAGCGTCTTTCTTCTTGCCTTTGAACAAGTAGGCTGCCATAAGCGGCGTAAGCGTAAATGTCACGAGGAGCGACACGAACGTTGCAAACACCATGGTCATACCGAATGTTCTAAAGAAGATACCCACGATGGACTTCATGAATGCAATCGGCACGAACACGGCAACGTTTGTAAGTGTCGAAGCCATGATGGCAATCATGATTTCAGAAGTGCCCTTGTAGGCGGCTTCCTTCGGATCAAGGCCTAGATTCAGCTTGTTGTTGATGTTTTCAAGCACAACGATGGAGTTTGTCACCAACAGACCCACAGAACTCGAAAGAGCCATGAGGGACATCATGTTGATGCCGAATCCTGCAAAGTACATGAGTGTAAATGCACCAATCACGGAAATCGGCATGGTGAGAGCTGCAATAATCATCGTCGAGAACTTGCCGAGGAACAAGAGCAAAAGGCCTGCGGTAAGTACGATGGCGATAATGATGTTCTGGATAACGTTATCGATAGATTCGTTCACGGCTTCGGACTTGTCGTAAATGAGCGTGAGCTTGAAGCCTTCCGGGAGAGTCTTGTTGACTTCTGCCATGCGTTTGAGCACGCCTCTGGAAACTTCCACGACGTTTGCGTCGGAGCGCTTCTTGATATCGAGTGCGACTGAGTTGATGCCGTTAAAGCGGGAAGTCGATGTAATTG
The DNA window shown above is from Fibrobacter sp. UWB2 and carries:
- a CDS encoding GspE/PulE family protein, with protein sequence MNTKNLSKNWCQKNGIAIVESAGESAQECAAPIKIAVPNATDEFLLEKIRFATQQRIVPEQHAPAEIKMMHSHAESIDDEDLLQHLNHLEISRNSSWESEPIINLVDSLIIKALQKKATDIHLEPLADALRVRFRIDGLLTEYRTFPQWLTEPVLIRLKVIANVDITERRLPHDGSFAFEDFHEKVNVRVSTIPVNNGEKCVLRLLPANDSAQTLDSLDFNETTLQAIRKIFSAPQGLFLVTGPTGSGKTTTLYAGLREIIQRKINVTTIEDPVEYELRGANQVPVNEKCGFTFAAALRSILRQDPDVILVGEIRDAETAQIALQAAQTGHLVLSTLHTNSAKVAAARLLDLGVQKSILDEALLGVFAQRLVRKLDKTASSESTPQYKGRTVVCELLLPNNTYADGTMQENATHLIHQGITTAEEIERVLGS
- a CDS encoding efflux RND transporter permease subunit; this translates as MIKASIYKPITMLMVILTVVVFGLYTYSMMVVDLMPKFEVPVVTATIIYKGANPEEIETTIIKPIEEQVELVDGIDYVQSICLENYGIIVAMFNMGVNVDVAANDVRSKVDLASADFPDAVQAPIISKVDINGAAIMAISFTGPLNSTELRQKVEDEIEPLFTSVSGVASVDIFGGTTRQIAIEVDKEKMMDRGVDIGTMMGLYGMSNVNLPIGEVIGKHKNTSVRTAGKFKNLDEMRNMEIPTEKGVVKLSEIAVVKDTIETITSTSRFNGINSVALDIKKRSDANVVEVSRGVLKRMAEVNKTLPEGFKLTLIYDKSEAVNESIDNVIQNIIIAIVLTAGLLLLFLGKFSTMIIAALTMPISVIGAFTLMYFAGFGINMMSLMALSSSVGLLVTNSIVVLENINNKLNLGLDPKEAAYKGTSEIMIAIMASTLTNVAVFVPIAFMKSIVGIFFRTFGMTMVFATFVSLLVTFTLTPLMAAYLFKGKKKDANGNIIEEKPGIVGTILGLFPKVLNGFRFVYLKVLGFCLSVPGFLVQVLALMGTCAIVYLMATQYLTVELTPRQDQGMMSIKLEMPVGTNIETTDSVAHIIESRVKDIPEIVHYSMNVGGSNGFTTVNQATMRVRLLKDWEKKKMKDWKGRHRSTDEIVDSIRPYLANIPDAYISVKSTSASEMQNNSAGDVVLEVNGLHADSVIKASQIVLDRVKEKIDGIVDIKTSYEAGKPEIRLVPNRAALADYGVTLETVANYNYIAVNGFEAGQYTEDGEEYDVYVRLMEKDRQSHADIEDLPVKTPKGYVSASELFHIEDGAGPTRIDRKRKMRRIDVSMNLLPGHTTGEIMGKLGKLTAEMKDELPEGITFSFGGNADMQNDMQKEFLTAIVMAIILTYILLVALLESFAQPFIIMTTIPMGAIGVLLALIFTGKALSMIALMAIVMLIGVVVNNAILLLDEANRLLRSGSMGRRSAMLTAAKAKFQPIVLATLASVIAQLPLAFALGGNVAAMTQPMGIASVGGLIVSAVLTMFLVPTFFWLPNALFSKVKKGAKKLQAKMNKA